The Euwallacea similis isolate ESF13 chromosome 21, ESF131.1, whole genome shotgun sequence genome contains the following window.
CTAGGAATAAGGCAATCAGACCTGTAACACGTAAGCTTACCAGTATTTCtatgtaatttatttgttaCATGATAGCTAAGTCAACTCGGCAATGCACGTAGAGTTATATCGCTGTTCATTCCTCGTGTATGAAAATGTTTCGCTATCAATCAGGGTTGAAGCCCTAAAATGACCTTTAATATGCCGCAATTGAACGCTATTCTcggttaaaactaactgaaaatagcattcaccctttactaaAGATTCGGACGATCACACTTGTTGACATTTCCGTGACAGGTTTGTCATTGTCTTCGGAACAGGTCAAACAGATCGTCACGTGACTTTACAAAAACCCGTCACACGAGGTCACGTTTTCTGCCAAGCAGGctttggaaaaaaacaataacgctCCAGCTGTCAGTACCAATGGCGTCTGGGAATTTTCTTATGTTTTGCTTGTGGAAACTATCAAATTTCgaatgaaaatgaagaaatacaTTTGGAAAAGTTTATATGGAGTTGAAGGTTGATTTCACAGAAACGTAATGACGGTTCGTGCGAGATTGTGCCCGGCTGCAAACAAGTAAAAATCgcagttttaaaattcgatttggtTTGACAATACCGGGAATGTCGTGGGGCGTACGTTCGGGCCTCCGAAGTCGCGCGATGACCGAGCAACAAATTTGCATAAAGCTGAAAGTgagtttaagtaaaaatttgcGTTTCGATGCAGAAAAGGTCAACGGCTGACGTGTGACCAGGCAGTGAAGTATTGTGTCTAGCGCtatcaaatgatttttaataaaacataaaaaataaataaaaaaaaatttaaaaaaataaattgaaaaattcatttataagaaaattttgagacgttttaagaattttaagacCATACTGCTTAATCAAAAGTTCCCAAGATACATTTTATAGGAAAGAGCCACTCAACAAATTAGAGCCATTTTTACGGAAACTGTGGAATATGGAggtatatttcaaaattttaaatccagCTTCAAGCATGATTTTTGAATCATCTTAAAGGTAGACTACTGCATAACATGTTgcaattaatgaattaaaattacctcCTTCCTTTTGTTTAtatctataataataattggttcTGTTTAAAGACTACCCTTTAGACGAACAAACTGGTACTAAACTGTAACCAGAGAATACTGTTTACGTTTATGTAAATGCTTAAGAGTCTATCCGAATAGTTTTATTTCGGTATTGGTGTATTCCTCCAAAAGCTTAATGTAAACCCCATCGTTAGACAAAATCAAGATATCACATTCACTAGATATCTTCCAAGTGTAGTTTGGTTCTTCCTTCTGGTAAGCTTCCAAAAACAGGGGAAGCGCTCGAGTTATGTCGTTTTGTTGTCCGAGGTAGTACTGCAGGATGCCAACTGCATTGTAAAGGTATGTGGAACTGGGGACGCTACTGCTTATTATTGTTACctagaaataaaagatattgGCTTTTTCTGGTAAGAAGTATAAAAAGGCCTTGTAGCTATTGGGATTTTTTAAGAGAATCGTGAAGTGACTTTGGTGCTCCAATTTCAAGGCTTACACAAAACAggcaaaaagaattttatagtGAGGACATGAACGAAAACTTTgcttatttcattttaatgaaacgATCTGCTTACCGAGAAGGGAATTGAAGATGGCGTTGTGGTATAACTAGACGTAGTGGGGTATAAAGTAGAACTAGCCGTAGAGTAGTATGGAGTAGAAGTACTAGGAAAATCCGtttcattaatattagaaACAACATTAGAATCACCACtataaaaagaagaaagtttAGATGTTGAAGATTCATCTTCtgcgaaaaaagtttcagTTGGATCGGTAGGTGGTTCAGTAGTAGTTGACAACCTATCGACCGCAAACAGATTTACTTCAACATTAGTAGTGATTTcgttcattttaatatatttggtTTCACTTGAAAGCATTAGTATGTCACACCCGCCGGCAAGTTCCCATATTTCAAAGTTATGAGTGTTCTGAaatttaaacagaaatttcGGCAAGGCGACTTCCACGTTGTCCGTTTCGTCGAGGGTCAATTGGAGCATACCAATCGCCTCATAAATGTAACCTTGATTATTGTAGGGTAAATTGCTGTCGACATATCGcacctaaaaaatttaaattaattaatgaccTATTGTATACTAAAAACTTAAGGTCGATTTTAAGTGTAAGCTCCGGACTTCGCAATCTTCAGATTAGGCGAAGATGGAGTTTAAACTACATTTAAAAACACCATTATTGGGTGTGTTGGATGATTGTGAAGTACGTTTTGTTTCCATgtgttaaaacaaattaaagataCAGACATTATGTACTTACTGAGAAATTTAGAAGAGACTTGGCAGCAACCTacaaaagaattgaaaaatatttcctaataaTTCTCTTTCCTTTTACTTACAAAACTGGCAATGCCggcaaaaaaaactaaactgaGGAGTTTGAAATCGAAATGCTGCAACATTTTTCTTGTCATATTTAGATGATGAAATTCAACTTAAAATCCAACTTGACCTCAATATAACTGTATGTAGATATCCGCTAGTCAGTGGCACTGTGGCCGTCTACTTACAAAGCACAAGTTTAAATTGAAAGATTGTTATCTCATGCGTCCCTTATGGGTACTTGAACTCGTATATAGagtgtttggaaaaattggtACAAAACTTAAGGAAGCGAATGTAAAGCCAAAAATAGTAAGAAAACTCCCTGTAAACATTGGTCCGACCTTTACTGAGATATGGCCatctaaaaaaatcccatcatttggatatttttttaaataactttttttctgattaataTAATGGAATCAAGATTGTAGGTAATAATCACACCATAAGGGTCTGTATCTATCATAACTATGAtcaaaatcgattataaataagggtagttttctAATTACcattaacagaaatttttcgtttttttatttctttgaattattaagcaaataatattatttttcaatgaattgcacttctttggaaaaaaaattatctgcttttttttaattccgcGTAGTTCAGTCagaaataatcattttttaaataatgtatgacTCAGaacagtaaatttttttaacattttcacatGGTAAACATCTTTTACGCTGACAGTTTCATTGTAGTGAttgtcaattttcattaaacttaTGATAACTAAAGACCCTTATGGTATAATTGTTACCTAGAGTTTTTAGTACATTATCTTAATCCGAttgaaagttattttgaaacatATTCAAATCATAAGGTCCCTTCAGAGAGCCATATCTTAGTAATGGTGCTCTGTTGGTCtgatgtttataggaactttttttcaattttttgctttactttcacccttttaatttttgtaccaacttttccaaacaccctgtataattttcaaaatccatcttaaaaaattagtcattgatttttgaataaattttccaCCTACTAATGAAATTTCCCATTATTTGCATTAATCATAGGActcaagaaaaatatgtaacCAATTGTATCTTTAAATACTGATAGCTTTGTGGTTTGATTATTATCCATAGGAATTGTAATTGATATTGCTGCTATTGAGTTCAAGGTGAACTTAATTCAAATATCACCCACTTGACCAGTAGATACGAGAGAAAATGAGTGTTTGCTCGgttgaattttgttattaatgataAGAACGTTTGAATCCCATTTTATCTTTCGATAGTTTTGTTACAATAAATGCAGGTTTCCCTACtctaatgaaatataataatgataaagtgcgcaaaaaaatcgttttgcCTCGTGTCCCCATCATGAACgtcaatttttggaaatcagTTGAAACGACACTTGAAGCAAAAGCTTCTGGCTTTTCTTCTCCTGTATATTGCACATGCTGACCGCTAAAACATGATTTGATATGttaatataacattttaaggGGAAATACATTTTAGCATAACAGACCCTATAAAGTCGCTTTCCATTTGGTTAAGCGTTATACTGTCTACGAATCGATCAATAGAAACAGAAGTTTGAAATATGCTTTTAGACGAAAATCAGTTGTTCCTTCGCCGCGAAtagattttgagatatttgaaaagtgGCATGATGGACGGATGACGATTTATCAAAACCAGTAAGAAGTCACAAAATTACGGCTTTATCACTAACAGGCCAGTCCAGATCGTTAACCACGGTGCAGTAGAGAGGTAGTTTGCACTAACACTGCGACATaatatcattgaaaatttatttaaaatatctgatATCTATACAAACATTTCGATAGTTCTTAGATGTACTTACATTCGTTTCAATAGTTATTCTATAGTTTACAACTTCATGTCGCAAATCTAAAATTCattgttattgaaataatCTACTACTTAACAATATTATTGCACAGTAGGCCAAATTTACATACATAAATGTAAATCCCTTCCTTCGTATCGTTATCTGTTCCATTTTCCATTAAtctctaattaaattaattaaataaattcaaatttgatatcATTTGATAACATGTTTGTTCATTTATTGTTAAACTACCATGATTATCCATATTCCATACTAGAACCAATTTAGAATGCtaacaattttaacacaatttACCGTTAGCAATGCTTTGCACAAACCAGTTTTTAGATTTGCAAGAGAGACAAGCTCTTGGTAAGATTGCCAAATTTGTCCATAAATCTAGGAATTTCCCATTTACAATCCTCACATTGGACTACAAAAAAACCAGAGCTTTCCgagcttttcttttaaatatacaCTGCTCCAAAGAATTAACGCACCACCTAAAATATTGCTAaactttagaattaattttctcCGAAACTATCGGTGcgattttaatattcttttacaGAAATGTAGCTTGTTTCTTTCCAAATCGATCCGATATTTAACATGccattgaaatttatattttagaaatatacagggtgtatgagtaaaatcatgtaattttatgtaatttcaaAACCACCTGTGGTGAGTATCAAGTGTGTCATTTATCGATAATACAGTAACAGTAAGTTAGCTTTTTGACAGTTCgttactaataaaaaataacaaatgaaTCGCGTTTTCTCCACAGCTTGCTATATTTGAAgtgtttttgattaaattagcACGTTAAAGctaaaagtcaaatatttcagttaaGAAAAGAGATGGAAACATGATTCAAGAAATGCGTTTTTCAGAAATGCCTACGCTACAAGTTAGATAACATTATCGATAAATGACACACTTGATGCTCACcacaaatagtttttaaataatataaatttacatgATTTCACTCATACACCCTATGTATATgcctaaaatataaattttaatggcatGTTAAATATCAGGTCGATTTGCAAACAAGCTacatttctgtaaaaaaatatattcaaatcgGACCGATAATTTCGgagaaaattaattctaaagttTAGCAATATTTTAGGTGGTGTGTTAATTCTTTGGAGCagtgtatatttaaaaaaaagactcGGAAAGCTCTGGTTTTTTTGTAGTCTAATGTGAGGATTGTATGTTAGTTATATTTCAGGGGGTGCGTTAATTCCTTGGAGCAGTGTATTCTCTGCATGATTAATAAATGTATctctccttaaaaataattggtaACTGCTTTTTTATCCAACTAATctaaattacttattttatttgttatttacatCTATAATACATTTCGCATTAACTTTACAAATACCTGCTATGATCGCCTTAGTCTTAATAATTCCCCCcgtaaaataaatcaacttAGTTTAAAATCCTTTCAAGATCATTTGCACCTTCTCCCCATAAACCTGAGCTAAAATGAACATCAAACTTCCCACGACAAAAACAATACTATCAAACAATTTGCCGCTTAACAATGctgcaaaagaattttttttctatagacAACTTCAAGTCTCACCTCTACTTTAACTATAAGGCGAAGAGATGTAAATGACCCATAATTGCTTAAAGGTCAAAAACATTTCGATAACAAAAAcatcaattattgttcatGGAGCCCACCATCATGAGCCTCTCAGTGGACCTTCTCAAAGCCGAAGGTCCGTTCATGAAAATTCCTGAAGGGGCGGTACGTAAACTGGTTATATTTTGGATTTGGCGCAGCCCCCCTGCATCCAATATGTCTTCAGTTATTGAGCGATTTCTGGATAGTCTTTGATGCCCAGTTTGGGCAGACGAAGGTCCTAGAGCTATGTGGTGGTGCATGGCTGGGGTAGGATCCCGCAGTCTTCGACTGTTGGGTAAAGACTGCAAGGAGTCCTCGTAGCTGCTGGAAAGGACAGGTGCCAGACATATCATTAAGAACGAGTATATAAGAGAgaagaaaatttgtaaaaacttACTTGCTACTCTCTCCTCCAGAACTCCTGCTGCTGCTACGCCCACATTGACAGGAATGCATTACAGCAGCATCGGCAATCCCAGAATCTTGGCCACTAGAATGAAGGCTAGTTATGGATTTTTCGATTCCAATGGATCCTCTGGATCGTTCTCTATACCCTCCGTATTTGGAACCTGAATATCGAGGGCATGATACATCATGCCTTGAAGATGTGTAGTCCATTCGCATATCTGTAGAAGCCACATCTGAGGGCATTGGATAACGCAATGGGTCTCCGTAGATGGAGGGGTAGAGGCCAACTTTGGACGGACTAAGTCCATAGCGAAGAGAAGAAGTATATCTCCTTAATCTATggagattttaattttgttgtttaattagtgtaaacattaatttacctattcttttttcttttgatacAAACAACACATATGGCGGTAATCAGTGCTCCAATGAATATGATGCAGCCCAGAATGATGGCTCCAATTTCAATGGAAGACAGTATCAGTTTAGGGGTACGCGTATGATTCCTCTCTGTGGTACCACCTGACAATGAGAGAACTTTGGGACCATCCAAACGTTTCTCTATTTGAATTTGCTTTCTTAATAAAACCCTGAAAAATGTGAATAAGTCACTCAAAACGCTAAAAAGTTAAtgagggtgcaaacttttccAGCTGGGTTGTGTCCAGTACGGTATTCAAGGATGGATCCACAGCGTAAAGGTACATGTCCGTACTGAAATTTGgagttttaattttggaaaaatagttATTGGTGGGAAAATTCTTACGCGCTATTGTCTACCAAGTTCCGGTCACTGTGAGGCTCCACTTTGCGGATACGAACGTCCAGTCCTGTGGCGTTGTAGAAAGCCCTAACAcggcaaattaattaattaaattaattccaaTTGATAGAAAGAAATTCGCGCTTCTCAATAAGCatacaaaatataaagaaggtaattttctttggtttaCAACCTCTTTATATTCCTCTTAAAATAGTCAAATTCGAATACAATCGCACTCACGTCGTAATATTGCCAATGCTGTTTTCCACTTCGGTTGGCTTCATTCCCATTACCATAACGACCTGCTTCTGCTCGTCTAGCACATATACCTGTTGAAAAGAATAGAATAGCAAGTAGGTTAGTGTCACgtgaaattattttcactgTTTTTACCAGAACATTAGCTATAGTGCTATGGCCATCATCAGCGCCTCCTTTGTCTGTAGCTTTAACGTCGAAACCGAAAACTTTTCCTACATCCTTGCTGAAATTAGCAAGGGCTCGAATCTGGCCTGTAATGGGGTCAATGGCAAATCtcctatttgtgtcttcacTTCTACTGAGGATTTGGAATCGGATTTCACCGTTTATGCCCAAATCAGGGTCTGTTGCCTACAAAACAAATAACGCCACTGTAATTCTTGCGAGTGACAGCTCATCATGATTGTAACACATTGTTGGTTAATATGGCAATTATCTTCGTCTGTAATAAACGTTTGGCCTGATTTCGGCTATAGAGCCGATTTGTTAGAAACCAGTAGCCCTTACTAATCTCATCGGTTACCATCAATAGCAAACCCTTCTCATTATAATTGGTCGTAAAATCGGGTCAGCGATCTTTAGTTCTTATTTACCTTTAATGAAATAGTTTATTAAGGATCGTTTTCATTTCGATTTCCTATCTAGGTCGGGGGTAATTCGAAATGGGCATTTGTTAGGCAGTAAAGAAGGAAGAGGAGGCAGTGATTGGGATTAATTGGATGACGATGGAGGGGAATGGTGTATTTTATCGTACGGaactttagaaaatataagGTTTATATTAACATGAGTTTTTCCTCGTTTTTACCGTCGAATTTGTCCAGGAATTTGCCATCGGACAACACATAAACTATAACAGGCATTATCATAAAGCCAAATTTCTGTGTTATGCATTATACGCTGCATAAACCCGGCAATAAATGCGCtccaaaattaaacttttgcTTGAATTCGGGACCGAAAAAGCAACTGccaatatatatatttttttaatgaaaacttcCTGAATCTACGGATCCAGCCAAAATAACCCCAAACTTACTTGTAATCTCATAACTTCGTACCCGTAGCCTGCTGTAGCAGGAATGGCAGCCACAATAGGTCTTCCGGTGGACATAAACTTGGGAGCGTTATCGTTTGCGTCCGTTACCCTAACAATTACCTTTACCTCGTTCAGACCtggaaattcgaattttattgCCGACGTTGTGCTTTTACAATAACCAGCTTTTTATTTGAAAGCTTTAAACCAGAGAAAAAACTGAATGAAAGGAGAGTATATTAAAGCTATCGATACGAACCTAAATTACCTAGCCGTTCATTGGTTACTGGATACACCATAACCGTCATGTCCCTTCCCATTTTATACTGATCCAGACGCACCACCAACTCATAAAGAGCCTTTTTCTCCCTATCCGGAGTCTCGATGATGTAGAGAGTTCCATTCTGTGAATCAATCTGGAAGGTGTCTTTGATGTCGCTGTTCTTTTCGGCCACTAAGCTGTAGCGCAGCTTCTGAGACTTGTACGGCTCAGTAACGTTTAGGGTTAATATTTTCAGTGGGACTGGGACGTTTTCTTCTACCTCGATTTCATAGTATCGATGGGCAAATACTGGGCTTTCTGCTGACATAATGTCCTCAGGAACGTCAATAACGCTTACTAAAATGGGAAGCTGAAGAATGTTTCTTGAAGGGTGAAGGAAGATGCTTACTGATTAAAAGGGCAGTGGCGCTAAGGCTTGGAGACCCAAGGTCAGAGGCCACGATGGTAATATTGTGCGACTTTGCAGTCTCATAGTCTAATTTTCCTATGGTGGTGATTATGCCTTCCTTGGAGTCGATTGCAAAGAGGTTGGGGTTGCCCTTACGGAAGGGAATGTCGAATAGAATTAGACCATTGCCGTTTCCGGTGAAATCGGAGTCGTTGGCGAAGACTCTGGTTATTGGGGCACCTAATGAAAACAATAGTAAGAAATTATTGTTACTGTTAAACATAGATGGTAACAATAAGATTATAATTCTGTAAGAGTTTCACATGAGAATTTACAGCATGGAGATCTGGAAAATGGTAAGAGATTTTCATTCtctctattttgaaaatgttttaagaatttacattaatgtttttataacgagttttataatttattccaattttttacaaaaacctACAACAGGGACACTTCCTTTCATACCTATTGGGCTATTCTCCGATGCAGTAGCATAGTATACTGGAACCTTATTTTGAGAATAATGGTTCGAATAAGCAGTCACTCCGTTGTTAATCACCATATCATCATATCCATAAAACACTGGAGGATTGTCGTTGATGTCCAGAACATTAACCTCCACATTAACAGAACTACTCAAAGACTTTCCTTCCATTGGATTATCTCGCGCTACCACCACGAAGGAGTACTTATCCTTCGTTTCCCTGTCCAGCAGACCACTAACACTCAACTGTCCTGTATAGgttgaaatagaaaatggaATAATTGAGTTGTTTTGGGTTTTTATCGCATAAGAGATATTGGCATTTGGCCCGTAATCTGCATCCATAGCTTCGATTTTTCCTAAAACCATCAATTAACAcataatttaactaaaaaataaaaaaatcacctaAAACTTTTCGAGTATAAGCAGCCTCTTCAGTATCAAAGTTATACCAAGATTTTTTGAATACAGGAGTATGGTCATTGACGTCCTTAACAAGAATCCTTACTAAAATATAGTCCTTTAACTGTCCTTTATCTATTGCAGAGATATTTAGCCTGAGTTCGGATTCAGGCGGCAGACTTCTTGCCACTGAAACCTCCCCTGTGGTGGGGTGGATCATGAAGTACTGAATCAGATGATATGGTTCTGAGGATTTTTCGTTGGGAATGTACGTTTCGGACACCATTTCGTACTTCACTGCAGCATTTTCTGCTGTATCTTTATCTTGGGCTGTGAGTTTCAACACAGAGTTGcctgataaaaattaaaatacgttTTCTACATTATGCGAGGGTTGAAATgagtatttttctttaacttgTCATAACTTTGGGAAGTTTTGCACTAATGCGACTTAAAATGAAGGAGACAAGTTCATTCTTTGCCTTCTTGCAAGCTTCCCAGAAGTTATTGATAGTCTCCATTGCCTAACACCCTGATCACTTACCAACACCAATGTCCTCTGGAATCGTGACAACTGGACTCATTTTTTGCTTGGGCTTCTTTGCTTTTAGATACGTTTGAGTTAGCATGAACTTGGTGAGATTGCTGTTCTTCACCCTCTCAAAGTGCATCACTCTATTGCCATCCCTGTCGTACTCCAAAACTTTGATCCCCTTCTCGGtataaatttcgattttgttgaaaacgGGAGCATTGTCGTTCTCATCTTCTATCTGTATAGCCAACTTAGCTTCACTGTATAAACCACCCTTGTCTTTAGCAACCAATCTCAGGTTGTAAATGCTGGTTGTCTCCCTATCCAAGGGCGAGCTTGCGCTGGTAAACTGGATTCTTCCAGTGTTCTTATCCAGCCTGAAATTTTCACTGCCAATTCCAAAGATTGTGACCGTGAATTGACCGTTAGGGCCTGTGTCTTTGTCTGTGACGTGAACTGGGAAGTTCAAATCCACCTCAGCTCCAGACTTTgcattttctttgattttgcCCTCATAACTGGATCTCTCAAAAACAGGTTTATTATCGTTTTCGTCATCCACAAAAATTGTTACTTGATATATTCCGGACCCTAGCacattttctgcaaatttattattggaTAGTATAGGAAGTTTGGCTCTGTTTTGCTTGGAAGTACCTTTGTTATACTCAGCTATCACAGTCAACCTATAAACATCTCTAGTCTCTCTATCGAGAGAACGTTGAGTATGAAGAGTACCATCGCTAGTGATAGCGATCATGTCAGTAACATCTTTTTGGTTAGCAATTGAAAATCTCAGGCTGCTAGTCATGTTGTTCTTGAAACCAAGTTTACCAATTAGGACATTGGGCTGGTTTTCCTTTACGTGAAACTCCAAAGGCTTATTTCCAGTCCtggaaaaaaatgcattttattgGTATTTCTCTAGAGAAACTACGTATTTTACTGCAAAATCGTCACCGTGTGTATCATAAAAGGGGAGATTCCAGGTCACGTCAATACAAAAGGGCACACTGGCTAATGTGGGAAAACCCATCTACTTATCAAGGTCTAGAATAAAGGGTCCTTAATTTCACTTTCCCGAGACCTTCATTTCGTGTCCCTTGTGTGGAGACAGTAAATTTGGAAACCCGAAACTGGATATAGAACTTTAAGTCATCTTAagataattgcaaatttcagaTTTATCATGGAGGTTGTAAAAATCAGAGTCTGTCCAATTCAGTATTTTTCCCtgcaaaattattcttttttctttccGTTTTCCCTTCCTTTTATCAATATGAATTAGGATTCGATATGCACAGATTTCCATTAAGTAGTTCAAAAGGGTCCATGTTTAAATCGGATATTTGGGTCATCCGCAACATCAAGAACGACCTGGCCACCAAGTAACGAGGGACTTACCTCATTAATACTGTTTTCTCGTCTTTAGGATCGACCACATGCAGTGTCACATTAGTAATCAACGTTAAATCCCCATTGTTAGTCGCCACCCCTTCAAAGTCATAATTTAACCtgttgaatttctttaacTCATTCACCACTGTAATTACACCCGATTTCTCTTCCACTGCAAATGGCACTGAAATGGATCTCTGGTTAGCAtctaataaaagaattgattttACAGGTGAGTTACCCCCTTCGTGGTAGCTatgcaataaatcaaaagaaatGGCTTCCCGGTCCGGTACTTCAGTGATGCGTAGCTGACCAACGCTGGTACCCATTCCAACATTAGCTCCGACCCAGAACTCGTAAGGGGCTCCAATGAACTCTGGATAATCTTTATCTCCTAAATAAGATTGGTCTTTATAGTGGGAAATTGGAAGAGAACTATTTTTGTAAAGAGGAAAAAACCGtcctttcaaaaataaaacgcgTTGTCGGGCTATACAATATAAAAGAATTACCTTTTTATATTGGACAGCTCTTTAGCCTGTTTATTTCTTATACGacgttattaaattttagattaaattCTCAAAGGGATTTTACTCACACAACACTGGTTAATTTTTAACCAGAGAAGTAGCTCGTGGCTCAATTGATCTCAAATCTTTTTAACTTTAGGCAAATCGAACTAACTGGAGGATCGATGTTAACCCGACCTGAAGAACTGTGTATTATTTAATCATGAGTtgcgaattatttatatagaGAAGACAACTGTAAGATCGTGACCAAAATCCCTCATACAGACTGTCCCATTTATGAGCGCAATAGCAGATGATGCGCCAATATCGAGATCAAGCTCTGGGTCTCAGATCATGGCTCTAACCCTGAAAGTATGTCCCTGTTTAATCATTAGACAGTTCATCCATTGAATCAGATCTAATGGACAATATGGATCTGTTATTAGGTAccaaatgataaataattaaacacgCTCTAATGTTAATTGAATATCTGTTCATGATTATCTTCCTAAGGCCCTAACGAACTCTGCTGGCGACACCTGGGACAAGACTTCTAAAGTTCAAGTTTGCACGTGGTAAAATCAATTCAAATCCCGTAGATTCCTTCAGGAATGCAACAAATCGTAATCAGGCCAGTTGCAAATCTTCAATGAGTGTGCCTATCCGCAACAGATGGCAGAAGGGCATGCCAGAAGATGCTGCTCCATTAAACACCATTAAGCTGATGTACGTGAATTGGTAAATTCAAAAGCTTACCTTTATGGTTTTTAACATCAATGGAAATCACAGCCAGTGAGGTCCTCCTTTCACTGGGATTCACTGGCTGGTCTGCAGCTTCAACAAACAACAAATGTTTGCCAGGAGTAATTGCTCTTTGAGTGACCACAATTTTCCCCGTTTTGCTGTCCACATCGAAAGATTGGCTATTATTGGAGGCATTTTGCAGAGAGTATGTAACTAAGCCATTTTTGCCCAAGTCTGGATCAATGGCGTGGATTTGACCCACTGAAACAGCAATAAAGCATtataacttattaaattgcTTTGCTGGAC
Protein-coding sequences here:
- the Cad89D gene encoding cadherin-89D isoform X3, translated to MNWTVKCLFLLTLIEATRGCQFYPPGEYLRFVRVPENLKIGDEVLRVEVYPRNDLSLLPVDKNEDVNYFTYRDLNRTTVAVLLAKSLEDLVDSNTPRNVLKFKLSCDYHDGEDTITSSLSITVYVEDINDHAPTFLGAPYQVEVDELFPVGLTLFRGIRAIDRDKPNTPNSDVQFAIVAGNERGKFALESSHQPDVILRRTLDFDAGDRDFVLTITATDRGSPPRNTNTTLQIKVNDNDDLPPKFTKGVYRTRIREFYPITGAKIHELLLFQPPIYAFDQDFAIDTPIRYDIIAGNERHLFYLDHVNASLFLEKEIDLDSERSLPGNTFVLQIQASQVDNPLKTGLARAEIEITDLNDNLPEFEVDFYNISIVENLPNGFSVLQIVATDQDQGDNADFSYQLEDVTGAFSLNARTGWLTVRNQTLLDRETRSTINMKVYAKEKVLNVIKDEADSSVNVEITLLDANDNNPTFVPTNLFDFIITTEAKAGDTVGQIHAIDPDLGKNGLVTYSLQNASNNSQSFDVDSKTGKIVVTQRAITPGKHLLFVEAADQPVNPSERRTSLAVISIDVKNHKGDKDYPEFIGAPYEFWVGANVGMGTSVGQLRITEVPDREAISFDLLHSYHEGVPFAVEEKSGVITVVNELKKFNRLNYDFEGVATNNGDLTLITNVTLHVVDPKDEKTVLMRTGNKPLEFHVKENQPNVLIGKLGFKNNMTSSLRFSIANQKDVTDMIAITSDGTLHTQRSLDRETRDVYRLTVIAEYNKGTSKQNRAKLPILSNNKFAENVLGSGIYQVTIFVDDENDNKPVFERSSYEGKIKENAKSGAEVDLNFPVHVTDKDTGPNGQFTVTIFGIGSENFRLDKNTGRIQFTSASSPLDRETTSIYNLRLVAKDKGGLYSEAKLAIQIEDENDNAPVFNKIEIYTEKGIKVLEYDRDGNRVMHFERVKNSNLTKFMLTQTYLKAKKPKQKMSPVVTIPEDIGVGNSVLKLTAQDKDTAENAAVKYEMVSETYIPNEKSSEPYHLIQYFMIHPTTGEVSVARSLPPESELRLNISAIDKGQLKDYILVRILVKDVNDHTPVFKKSWYNFDTEEAAYTRKVLGKIEAMDADYGPNANISYAIKTQNNSIIPFSISTYTGQLSVSGLLDRETKDKYSFVVVARDNPMEGKSLSSSVNVEVNVLDINDNPPVFYGYDDMVINNGVTAYSNHYSQNKVPVYYATASENSPIGAPITRVFANDSDFTGNGNGLILFDIPFRKGNPNLFAIDSKEGIITTIGKLDYETAKSHNITIVASDLGSPSLSATALLIISVIDVPEDIMSAESPVFAHRYYEIEVEENVPVPLKILTLNVTEPYKSQKLRYSLVAEKNSDIKDTFQIDSQNGTLYIIETPDREKKALYELVVRLDQYKMGRDMTVMVYPVTNERLGNLGLNEVKVIVRVTDANDNAPKFMSTGRPIVAAIPATAGYGYEVMRLQATDPDLGINGEIRFQILSRSEDTNRRFAIDPITGQIRALANFSKDVGKVFGFDVKATDKGGADDGHSTIANVLVYVLDEQKQVVMVMGMKPTEVENSIGNITTAFYNATGLDVRIRKVEPHSDRNLVDNSATDMYLYAVDPSLNTVLDTTQLEKVLLRKQIQIEKRLDGPKVLSLSGGTTERNHTRTPKLILSSIEIGAIILGCIIFIGALITAICVVCIKRKKNRLRRYTSSLRYGLSPSKVGLYPSIYGDPLRYPMPSDVASTDMRMDYTSSRHDVSCPRYSGSKYGGGQDSGIADAAVMHSCQCGRSSSRSSGGESSNSYEDSLQSLPNSRRLRDPTPAMHHHIALGPSSAQTGHQRLSRNRSITEDILDAGGLRQIQNITSLRTAPSGIFMNGPSALRRSTERLMMVGSMNNN